CTCCAGCACCCGATCGAGCTCGGCGAGGTGGGCCTGGGTGAGCCGGGTGGCCGCTCGTTCGCCGGCGAGGGCCTCGATCGCGGTGCGCAGGGTGTGGACCTCTTCGACGTCACGCTGGGTGAGCACGGAGACGAAGGCGCCGCGGTGGCGCCGGATCTCGACCTGCCCCTCCGCCTCGAGGAGTGCGAGCGCCTCGCGCACGGGGCCGCGGCTGACGTCGAGGGACTCGGCGATCTCGGCCTCGCGCAGCCGGGACCCGGGCGGCAGCTCGCCGTTGGCCATCTTCTCGCGCAGCACCCGCACCACCTGCTCGCTGAGCGAGGTGCGTGGCCCGATCGTTCCCAGCGTCATCGCTCGTCCCTTCTCGCCGTGCCGGGCAGTCGTCCGATCCTCACATGATGGCGGCTCCCGGCGATGCCCGCCCGATACCCGTCTCTGCAGAAAATATAGCGTTGACAATCTGCAATTGCCAGGTCTACCGTCGGAGTATGTCGTCACCGAGGACGACGGTCCTCCATGAGGGCACGGCGCCGACGCAGGAGAGGCATTCCCCACGTGAGCACCCGAACCGACCAGACCGCTCGCCCCGAGGCCATCGGTCCCCGCCCGGATCACAACCCGGGCATCGGCACCGACGTCTCGCCCTATCCGAAGGCCGCGCCGAGCGACGCCAGCGCCCCCCATGTGCATGCCGCGGAGGTGGAGGTCGATGCCGCCTCGGACGCCGGGCCGCTCGCCCGCATGTGGGAGAGCATCGGCTATGACGAGATCAACTGGACCTACACCCCGACCGGGCGCACGCTGCTGAACACCTTCGGCGAGATGACCACCCGCGGCTTCCATGTCCGCCCGCACTACGTGTTCTGCTCCGGCAGCGGTTTCGGTATCCCCCACTGGGGCAACGGCAACGTGTATCACGAGAGCAACGACGGTTCCGTGACGTACGACTTCACCATCGTCGACCAGGCCTATGACGCGATCGTCGAGGCCGGCCACCACGTGCTGGTCGAGATCGCCTTCACCCCGCGCGACCTGCTGCCCGAGCAGGCGGCCGAGCTCACCGTGACGCCGAGCCCGACGGTCTACAGCGCGTACGAGGCCGGCCAATGGGCCTACCCCCCGCGCGACTACGAGCGCTGGGGTGCACTCGTGGCTGCCCACGCTCAGCACTGCCTGGAGCGTTACGGGGCCGAGGAGGTCGACACCTGGCTCTGGGAACTGTGGAACGAGCCGGACATCTTCTACTGGCGGGGCACGCCCCAGGAGTTCTACGACCTCTACTCCGTCACGGCCCGCGCGGTCCGCTCCGTGCTCCCCGAGGCGAAGGTCGGTGGCCCCACCGTCACCGGCGCCGGCGTGGAGTTCATGCGCGGCTTCCTCCAGCACACCCGAGACGCCGGCGACCCGCTGGACTTCGTCTCCTTCCACACCAAGGGCTCGGCCTTCACACCCTGGCGCGCCTACGGCCCGACCGGGGCGCCCGCCACCGAGCAGCAGAACCCGTCGGCCAACAAGATGATCTTCGAGGTCCAGCGTCTGCTGCGGGTGATCGCGGAGTTCCCCGAGTACCACCACCTGCCCGCGATCGTGGACGAGTGCGACGCGGGCGTCCCGGCACACTTCTCGGCCTACGACAACGGCAACTTCGCCTTCCAGAACACCGAGTACTTCCCGGTCTTCCAGGTGAAGCTGATGAAGAAGCTGCTCGACCTCAACGCCCTGGAGCCGGTCCAGGTGGAACAGGCCACCTCCTGGAGCTTCTACTTCGAGGGTGAACGCTACTTCGAGGGCACGCGCGCCTTTCTCACCGCCGGTGGGGTGGAGAAGCCTCTCCTGAACGCCTACCGGATGCTCAGCCATCTCGGCGAGCGTCGCCTGACCGCCTCGTCGAACGCCGCCGTCGATGTCGCGCAGATCGACCACCAGACCGGCGCGAGCATGCCCGAGGAGGTGGACGTGCTGGCCTCGCGTAGCGAGAACGGCACCGTCGCGGTCCTCGTGTGGCGCCACACCGACGACCAGTACCGCACCGACACCGCCGAGACCGAGGTGAGCCTCGCCGTCACCGGTCTCGAGGGTTCCTACACGGTGCGTCACTTCCGTATCGACGCCGACCGCTCCAACTCGCACACCCGCTGGACCGAGCAGGGCAGCCCGCAGGTTCCCACCGCCGACCAGCTTGCCGCGATCAAGGCCCGGCAGGGCCTGGAAGAGCTCAGCCCTTCCACCCGGATCACGACGGCGGAGGGCGCCTACCGCACCAGCCTCACCCTGCCGCTGCCCTCGGCCTCGCTGCTGGTGCTCGAACCCGAGGGGGCGGGCCGATGAACGAGACGTTCTCCCGGCGGGTCCCGCTGGCCGGTGGCACGTCGATCCCGCAGCTCGGGCTGGGGGTCTTCCAGGTCGAGTCGGGCGGGACCCAGCAGGTGGTCGAGCGGGCGCTGGAGATCGGCTACCGGCACATCGACACCGCTGCGGCGTACGTCAACGAGGAGGGCGTCGGCGCCGCCATCCATGCCTCCGGCATCCCGCGCGAGGAGGTGTTCGTCACCTCCAAGCTCCGCAACGGCGATCAGGGCTACGAGTCCGCCCTGCGGGCCTACGCCGACACCTGCACCCGGCTGGGGCTGGAGCGCCTCGACCTCTACCTGATCCACTGGCCGAACCCGGCCGCGGGGCTGTGGCAGGACACCTGGCGTGCCCTGGCGCGCCTGGCGGACCAGGGCGAGGTGGCCGCCGTCGGGGTCTCGAACTTCATGCCCGAGCATCTGGAGGAGCTGGCGCAATTGTCGGAGGTGACCCCCGCCGTCAACCAGATCGAGTTGCACCCCACCTACCAGCAGCGCGAGCTCGCCGATCACTGCCGTGAGCGTGGGATCGCGGTGCAGGCCTACTCCCCGCTCGGGCAGGCCGGCGACCTCGAGCACCCGGCGATCACGGAGCTGGCCGGCCGGCTGGACGTGAGCCCTGCACAGGTGATCCTGCGTTGGCACCTGGACCGTGGGCACGTCGTGATCCCCAAGACGGTCTCGCCGGAGCGGATGCGTTCGAACGCCGATCTCGACGATGTGGCGCTGAGCGAGGCAGACCTGGCTGTGCTCGACGGGCTCGACTCCGGTCAACGCATCGGCAACGACCCGTACACCTTCGACAAGTCCCAGATCCGCTGACCCACCGACCAGTTCGGAGAACTCGATGGCGAGTCCCACACTGATCGCCGAGACGGCCACCCGGTCCGGCTCGGCAGCCAGAAAGACAGCGAAGCGACCGGGCCAGCGCTCGCGCGAGCGCCGACGCAACCTCTGGATCTACGCGTTCCTGCTGCCCACCTTCATCCTCTACGGGCTCTACACCCTCTATCCGATGGTGGCCAGCTACTGGTACTCGCTGGTGGAATGGAACGGTTTCTCCAGCCAGCAGACGTTCGTCGGGGTGGAGAACTACCGGCGGGTCTTCGCCGATCCGCTGTTCTGGTCCTCGGTGCGGGTGACGTTGCTGTTCATGCTGATCGTGGCCCCGCTGCGGGTGTTCGGTGCGTTCGCCCTGGCGATCCTGCTGAACTCCCCGAAACTGCCGCTGCGCTCGTTCTTCCGCACCGCCTACTTCCTGCCGGTGGTCACCACGACGGCGATCGTCGGTGTGGTGATGCGGTTCATCTTCGACCCGGCCAGTGGTCCGACGGCGGCGCTCGCCCAGATCTTCGGACTGGGCCCGATCGACCTGCTCGGCTCCTCCGAGACCGCCCTCATCACCGCCGGCGTGGTCTACGTGTGGAAGTTCTTCGGCATCACGCTGATCTACTGGCTGGCCGCGCTGCAGACCATCCCGGCGGACCTGTACGAGGCCGCGCGGATCGACGGTGCCGGTCCGGTGCGGCTGTTCCGCTACATCACGCTGCCGATGCTGATCCCGTTCCTGCTGATCATCACGGTGCTCACGATCGAGGACTGCTTCCATGCGTTCGACCTGATGCAGACGATGACCGCGGGAGGGCCGTTCTTCAGCACCGAGATCATCGAGATCTACATCTACCGGTGGGCCTTCGCGGCCTCCATCCCACAGCTCGGGTTCGCCTCCGCGGCAGCCGTGCTGTTCGGGGTGATCGTCCTGCTGGTCGTCATCCTGCAGGTGTGGGCGACCGTGGTCTCCCGACGGATGAGGAGTCGAGCATGAGTGTCATCGCGAAGGAGCGGAAGGCCCCGACGGCGCGCAGGACCACGCGCCGCGTGGGACGGCGGTTCTGGTGGTGGGTGCTCACCGCCTTGCTGCTCGCGCTGGCGTTCGTGTGGGTCTTCCCCTTCATCTGGATGGTCTCGGCGTCGTTGAAGACCTCCGGGGAGATCTTCGGCGGCGGCCTGGGGCTGATCCCGGAGGCGTTGCAGTGGGAGAACTACTCCCGGGCCTGGATCGACGGCCGGTTCAACGTGTATCTCCTCAACACGGTGATCGTGACCGTGGCCACCACGGTGATCGTGGTGGTGCGGTGCGCGCTCGCCGGGTACGTGCTGGGCCGGTACCGGTTCCCGGGTTCGCGGCTCGTGATCGCGATCCTGGTGGCGACCCTGTTCGTGCCGACCGGCTACACCATCATCCCGGTAGTCAAGCTCTCCATGGAACTCGGCCTGCTCGACAGTCTCGCCGGGATGATCCTGGCGCTGGCCGGCGCGGCGAATGTGGCCTCCATCCTCATCTACGCAGGCTATTTCCGCGGTATGCCCGCCGAGCTCGAGGAGGCCTCGATCGTGGACGGCGCGGGCTTCGTGCGCACGTTCACCCAGATCATGCTTCCGCTGTCGATGCCGGTGACGGCGACCGTCGGCATCCTGACCTTCCTGTTCACCTGGAACGCGTTCTTCCTGCCGCTGGTCTTCTCCTTCTCCAACCCGGCGCTGCGCACCGTGAGCGTCGGCATGCAGGCCTTCGTCGGGGAGAACTCCACCGACTGGCCCGGAATGGCGGCGGCGGGCGTGATCTCGCTGCTGCCCATCGTGGCGCTGTTCGTGTTCATGCAGCGCTACTTCGTCGAAGGCATCGCCGGGGCGGTGAAGTCCTGACCGACACGCCCAGCACCTTCGACCCCCTGCGACTCCCACCCGACCCTTTCGATCTCGACGAGGAGATTCTCATGACTCGCAACGCATTCAGCCGCCGTCAACTGATGGGCGGTGCCGGACTCACCGGTATGGCAGGCCTGATCGCCGCATGCGGCGGGGAGAGCCCGCCGCCCGAACCCGCCGGTGGCGGCGGCGGTGGGGGAGGTGGCACCGGCGAGGGCCTGAGCTGGTGGGACCACTTCGGCGGCCTGCAGGATCTCCACACCGAGTGGGCCACCACCGAAGGTGAGGCGATCGGCGTCCCGATCGAGTACTCCTACAACGAGCCCAGCCAGACCACCGAGGCCCTGCAGGTGGCTAACCAGACCGATTCGCTGCCGGACGTGTTCTCCAACGTGCTGGGGCTGCCCCTGCCGGCGTTGGTGGAGGCGGGTTGGCTCAGTCCGATCACACTCTCGGACGAGGCGATGGCACGGTTGCCGGAGGGGACCTTCATCGAGGGCATCACGATGATCGACGGTGAGATCTACGGGCTTCCCGCGCTCTCCGATCGTCAGTACTGGGCCTGCACCTGGTACAACTCCGAGATCGCCGAGGAGGTGGGCTTCGAGCCACCGCAGAGCTATGACGAGATGCGGGCGGCCCTGCAGGCGATCGCCGACCACGGCGAGTACACGCCGATGACGCTCGCCCTCGGTGCCGCTGGTCGAATCCGCGACCAGGTCGACGGGCTCGCCCAGGGCGGCGGATTCCCCGGCTGGCAAGGCCTTCGCTATGACACCGGGATGTACGAGTACCAGCACGAGACGTACATCAACGCGATCGAGCTGCTGAAGGAGATCTCCGACAACGGCTGGTTGTTGCCGGGCACGAACTCCTTCCAGATTCCGGACGCGCGCGGCCGCTGGGCGGCGGGGCAGATCGGGTTCTTCATCGACGGGCCGTGGTCCCCGGGCGGGGTGCGGTCCCTGAACGCCGAGCACCTGCCACGGATGGCGGTGGCCGGGATGCTGACTCCGGGCGGGGAGGAGCTGATCATCACCCGCGGTGCGCCGGCGCCCACGTGGTTCGTCGCGGGTTCCAGCGCGAACCCCGAGGCCGCCAGCCAGCTGGTGGAGACCTTCACCCGCGACGACTACCAGCAGGCGCTCGCGGAGGCCATGGACCAGCCACCGCTGAACCTGGACGTGGTGAGCCAGGCCGACGTGATCGATCCCTACGCCTGGCTCATCGCGGACTTCAAGGAGCGGGTCTTCCGCGCACCGCAGGCGCAGGTGCGCAACGTCGCCGCCTCGGAGGCGCTCGCCCGGACCACGCCGATCGCACCGCATCTGGGCGACATCATCCAGGGCTACCTGGGCGGGGACATCAGCGATCTCCAGGGCGAGCTGGTCTCGCTCAGTGACGCGTTCAACGCCGACCTCGATTCGGCGATCGAGTCCGCAGCCGCCGAGGGCTTCGAGGTCTCCCGCGAGGACTGGGAGTTCTCGGACTGGGAACGCGGCACCGACTACACCTACTGACGCTTCGAGCGAGAGAAGGACGACAAGCATGGACACGTTTCCTGGTGAACGTACCGCGATCGTGACCGGGGCGGGTTCGCCTCGCGGGATCGGCCGGGCGGTCGCGCACCGCCTGGCCCGCGACGGCTGGGCGATCGGCCTGCTCGACATCGACGGCGAGGCGGTGGGCGCGCTGGCCGGGGAGATCTCGGCCGCGGGCGGCAGGGCGGTCAGTGCCGGTGTCGACGTGTCCGACCGGGCTGGGGTGGAGGCGGCGGTCGCCGAGGTGACCGCCGGCCTTCCCCCGGTGCTGGCCCTGGCCAACATCGCCGGAGTCAGCTCCCCGGTGCCCTATCTCGAGCTCGAGGACGGCGAGTGGGAGCGCGTGCTGCGTACCAACCTGTTCGGCGTGCATTATCTGACGGCGGCCGTCGCCCCCCTGATGGTGGCGGCCGGGACGGGCCGGATCGTCTCGATCTCCTCGGTCTCGGCGCAGCGCGGCGGCGGCACCTACTCCAAGACCCCGTACTCGGTGGCCAAGGCCGGCGTGATCGGCCTGACGCGCTCGCTGGCGCGCGAGCTCGGCCCGCACGCGATCACGGCCAACGCCATCGCCCCTGGGCCGATCGACACCGACATCATGGGTGGGGCGCTCTCGGACGAGCGCAAGGCGGCCCTGGTGGAGGAGCTGGTGGTCAACCGGGTGGGCACAGTGGAGGACATCGCCGCCGCGGTGGCCTTTCTGATGAGTGCGGAGTCCGGGTACATCACCGGGCAGACGTTGAATGTGGACGGTGGGTTGTACATGCACTGAGGCCCGGAGAGGTCGCGGGTGCCGGGGCCGGGCTCGTCGGCTGGCGCTGAGGCGCGGCACCCTGGCGAGTCCACGGCACTGCGAGGGAGGCGGGTTCGTCTCCTGACCAACGATGCTCGGCCCCGAATTGTCATGGTGCGGCCTGTGCGGAAGCCCGATACTGGCGTGATGTTGGCTCTGAGCGAGATCGCCGCAGTGAAGGTGACGGTCGATGACAGGTGGTGCTCCGACGTCGCCGACTCCGTGGGGGAACGCTGGGGGCTCGCCTCCGGTTCGCTGCGATGGTGGCGGTCCTCCGCGACGCATGTGTTCGTCGTTCCGCCGGGGGCGGATACCCGCGGTGTGATGTACGCGCGCTTCGCGCCTCGGGCGACTGCAGCGGGCGACCGGCTCGCTGCCGGAACTGCCGTGCACGAGCGCCTGGCGGCCCGTGAAGCCGCGGTGGCGACGCTGGTCCGGTCTCGGCGCGGCGATATCGTCGAGCACGTGCACACGTCCGTCGGCGACATGGTGGCCGTGATGGTGCTCAGGGTCGAGGGCACCGAACTCGACGTTGACGATCTGGACACCACGACGGCCGCATGCTGGGGTCGCGCGCTCGCGGACCTCCACCGGACGGCGGGTCCGGCCAGGAGGCACACGATGAGAGCGTTCGCAGGCCTGAAACGCCATCCTGACGCCGAGGTGGCGGAGGCGGCAAGGAGCCTGGATGTCCTTCAAGGACGGACCGATGATGGCCCGTTCGTCGTGGGCCATGGCGATTTCGAACTCGACAACCTCCGATGGCACGGCGGGCGCTTCAGCTGCTTCGACTTCGACGAATCCGGTCCCATGCCGCTCGTGATGGATATCGCCGCAGCGACTCGTGATCTGTTCGACGGCCCGGCCGGTCGAGCCGGTCTGCTCGCGAGCTTCCTCGACGGATATCGCGAGGGCTCAGGACGGACGATCCAGCCAGAGAGCCTCCACCTCCCTCGAGCGATGGTCGCGGCACGGCAACTCATCGCCGCCGCTCGGGTGATCGACCGCACTGACCGAGAGGATGCGGAACTTGTGACGCTCGGGGAGAGGTTGCAGCGGCACTATGCCGCGCAGCAACGGCTCCTGATCGAGACTGCGCACGAGTTGCGTAGCCCTTCGTCGGTCTGAGGTGACGTCAGGTGTCCGACAGCGCCGGTCGCACCGGCGATCGCCGGCCGCGCACCCTGGGAGGAGCGTCATTCCTGCAACCTCGGGAACGGTGGCCAGCACTGCCTCCCCGGGTACCGCCGTCGCGACCCGGACCAGGCGATGCTCACCGCCGTGGCGGGCAACCTGACGGCCACCGGCGCCACCCTCGACGTCCCCTATGCCATGTTGGCCTACCGCGCCGCCTGCCGATCCGCACCGGGCTGACTCGGGTGGTCGACGGGAGCCTGCGCCACCACCGGTCGCAGATCACGCGGCCGTGCGGCCAGGAGTGCCACCACGGTCAGGACCGCCCAGAGTGCCGCGATCACCACGGCCGCGCCCTGCAGGCTCCACGCCTCGGTCAGCGCCGCGGCTCCCATGATGCCGATTCCTGGTGCGAGGCTGAGCAGCGCGTTCTGGGTGCCCATGACGCGCCCACGGAGGGTGTCGGGGATGTGTTCGAGCGAGAGCACGCCGAGCAGTCCACCGAACAGTCCGCTGCCCAGCCCCACCACGAAGGCGCCGATCAGGATCAGCGGCGTGGAGTGCAGCGTCGCGATGACGAGGAACCCGGCCGTCGCGCCGATCATCCCGGTCCGCAGCCACGCCGCGCGGGCGCCGCCCGGCTTGGCGAGCACTGCGTAGATGCCACTGCCGATCAGCAGCCCGACCGCGAGCGCGCTGAGGACGAACCCGAGCAACGCTGTCTCGTCCACCACCGTGAAGTGCACGGGGAGCACCAGACCCTGGAAGCTCGCCAGCACCACGCCGCTGACCAGGCTGATGGCGGTGAGCAGGAGCAGGATCCGGCTGCGCACCAGCGTGGACCATCCCTCGCGGAACTGATGGACGGCGCTCCGTGGAGCGGACGCGTCGGACGCGTCGGTGGCGGCGGTGATGGCGCCGAGGCGGCGCGGGATGGTGAACGTGATGAGCGCCGCGACCAGGGAGGTGCCGGCCGTCACCCACAGCACGCTCGAGCCCTCGAGCAGTGCGACCAGGGTGCCCGCGATCGCCGGGCCCACCACGAGTACGCCGGCGCCGATCGACTCGCGGATCCCGAGAAGCCGCTCCTTGGAGAGCCCGCTCCTGGCCACGATGGCCGGCAGCAACGCCTCGCGCGCCGTCTGCCCGGGGATGTCGCCGAGGGAGCCGAGCACCCCGAACAGCACGAACAACCCGACGCTCAGATCGGTGAACAGGTCGATGAACGGCAGTGCAGCCACGGCGGCAGCCGAGAGCATGTCGGTGACCACGGAGGAGGTGCGGCGGTTGATCCGGTCGATCACCACGCCCATGAAGATGCCCGCCAGGAACGCCGGGATCGCGGTGGCGGCTGCCACGGTGCCGGCGCCCAGCACGCTGCCGGTGCTCTGGAGCACCACGAGCGGCAGCGCGATCGCGGCGATCGAGTTGCCGAGCAGGGAAAAGACGTAGGAGGCGAAGTAGGTGAGGGAGTAGCGCATGCGCTATGTCTAAACTGTGACGCTACGACAAGGTCAAGCCTGCTGGTCGAGCCGCGTGAGCACGTCGAGCTGCGCCTCGGTGAATGCCTGCGCGCGGTATTGCTCGACGAGGGTGGTGACCCGGGTGTGCTGCAGTTCAGGCATCGGTGCGGTCGCGAGAATGGTCCGCAGCTCCTCCGCTATCCGGTCCCGCTCGGCCTTGGGGGTGGAGTCGGTGACCGCGAGCAAGGCGCTCATCGCCGTAGAAAGCCGGCCGCGCATCCGGGGATCGGCGACCATGGCCTCGGCATACGCCCGCACCTGTGCGTGGGTGTCCGGATCGCCGGCGCTCATCAACAGGGTGAGATCGGCTTCGAGCCGCCTCGCCACTGTGTTGGTGAGCATGCTCCGCGCCAGTTCGTCCAAGGGCCCGTAGCTGGCGGGCGCCTCGGGTAGCGCCGACTTCCGGGCTGCGCTGACGATGTCGAGCTGGCGGGTGAGCGTGGTGATCTGCTCGCGCAGCGCCTCCTCCAGGCCGGCGAGCTCGTCCTCGATCCCGGTGCCGGGCGGATCGAGGAGCCCGCGGATGCGGTCCAGGCCGAGCCCGAGTCCCACCAGATGACGGATCCGCAGCAGGCGCGTCGCGTCCAGCACCGAGTACTCGCGGTAGCCGTTGAATCGACGCTCCGGCTCCGGCAGCAGCCCGATCTGGTGATAGTGCCGCACGGTGCGCGAGGTGACACCCGCGAGCTCGGCCAGCTCCCCGATCCGCATCGCCCACCTCCTGGTGGCAGCCTACGGGGTGGCCGTGTGCCGGCCCTGCCCCGTCGACTACGCCGGCGGCGTGCCCTGGGGTGCCGGGCCGAGGTCGCTGAGGAGGTCGCCCATGCGCTTGTACGCGCGGTTGCGGTAGGCGATCAGTTCGGCCTTCGTGTCCTCGTCGAAGTCGCCGGTGAGTCCCTTGCCGTTCTTCGCCCCGTGCCGTCCGGCCGCCACGGCGTCGGAGAGCAACGAAGGCGTCCCGAGCCGCTCGCCGTAGGCCTCCTCGAGCGTGCTGTAGCCATTGGCGTACACGTCCAGGCCGGCCTGGTCCGCGATGGCGAACGGGCCGAAGAAGCCCAGCCGGTAGCCGAACGTGGTGCGCACGATCGTGTCGACGTCCTCGACGGTGGCCACACCCTCCTCGACGACGGCGGTGGCCTCCTTCAGCAGGGCGTACTGCAGGCGGTTGAGCACCATCCCGGGGGTGTCGGCGACCTGGGCACCCTCGCGGCCGATGCGCACCAGGAGTGCCTTGATGGCGTCGACGACGTCCGCCGTCGTGGCCTGGCCGGCGACCAGCTCGACACCGGGAATGAACGGGGCCGGGTTGGAGAAGTGCACGGTGAGGAAGCGTTCGGGGTGCTGCACAGCAGGGACGAGCACGTGCACCGGGATGGTGGAGGTGTTGGTGCCGATGATCGCGTCGGGGCGGGCGGCGGCGCTGATGCGGGCGAGGACGTCGTGCTTGACGTCGGCGCGCTCGAAGACGGCCTCCTCGATGAGGTCCACGTCCGCCACGGCCTCCTCGAGGGAGCCGGCGGCGGTGAGGTTGGCGCGGATCCGGTCGGTGCTGCCTGGTTCGTAGAGGCCGTCCGCCTCGAAGGCGGCGGCCTCGGTGAGCAGCCGTTCCAGTCCGGCCTGGGTGGCCTCGGGGGTGGTGTCGACGATCGTGGTGCGGATGCCGGCATTGGCGAAGATCTGGGCGATTCCGCCGCCCATGTAGCCGGCGCCGACGACGGCGACGGTCTCGATGGTCCTGCTCATGCGTGCTCCTGGGTCCTGGTCTGGTCGGGGCGGTCGAGGGCCGAGCCCACCACCTGACGGATGTAGTCACGGTTCTCGGCGCACACCCCGATGGAGTCGCTGCCGTAGTGCTCGGTGCAGAACGGCCCGCGGTAGCCGAGCTCGATCGCGCGGCGGATCACCGCACGGTAGTTGATCACGCCGTACTTCAGCGGCACCGGGACCGAGGAGTAGGAGCCGGTGGTGGGGTCCTCATCGCGGGTGTAGTTCTTGATGTGCCAGAAGTTGCAGTACGGCAGCACGGTCTCGAACAGGTCGATCATGCCCGGTGAGCTGGGGAGCGGGCGGTGCAGGCGGACGAGGTTGCCGATGTCGGGGTTGAGGCCGACGGCGTCGTGGCCGACGTCCTTGACGAACTGCACCGCGTCCTCCGGGGTGCCGACGTAGGTGTCCTCGTACATCTCCAGGCTGAGCTGGATGCCGTTCTCGGCGGCGTGGTTGCCGAGCTCGCGGATCCGCTCGATGGCGAGCGGGCGCAGCTCCGGATCGTCCACATGCCCGGGCTCGAGCCAGAACCACAGCGCCTGCTGTTGCGGGGGCGTGAGGCCCTGCATGAACCCGACGTTGACGATCGAGGCACCGAACTCGGGGGCGATGTCGAGGAAGCGGTGGGCGTCGGCGAGGTTCTGCTCGCCGTTCGCGCGGTCGACCACGCTGTTGCGCGTCATCGAGATGGAGGAGATGCCCAGGCCCTCGTCGGCGAGCACGCTGCGGAACTCGGTCAGGCGCTCCGGGCTGAGTTTGGCCAGCGGCAGCCAGGCGTCGGTGGGGTCGATGTGGTCGAAGCCGAGCTCGCGCACCTGGCGCAGCTGGCCCGCCCAGGTGACGGCGGGAGCCTCGATCGTGGGGGTGCCGTCCGGCGTGGTGGCGCCGAAGGTCAGCATGTTGCAGGCGATCGGCCAGGTCTCGGCGGTGAGGTCGCTGTGCAGGGGCGTCGTTGCTCGCGATTCCATATTATATAGGATAGCACTCGGGTTCGAGGCGGCTAGGTGACGGTCATCGGCGCTGGTTGGATGGTGGCGCCACCGCCGCAGGCCCCGCCCCACGACCACCGAAGGACGACGACGTGACCACGACGGACCACCTCTCCACCGACCCCGATGTGCCATCGGCACCTACCGGCCGCCGCATCGGCGTGATGCTCCCTCGTGATCTGCCTCCCCACGAGGTCCTTCACTTCGCGCGGCAGGCTGACGCGCTCGGTTTCCACGAGCTGTGGGTCATCGAGGACCTCGGCTTCCGCGGCGGTGTGGCACAGGCGGCCGCGGTGCTGGCGGCCACGTCGCGCCTCACCGTCGGCATCGGAATCGCACCCGCCGCGGCGCGTCACGCAGCGTTCGCGGCGATGGAGATCGCCACGCTCGGGCAACTCTTCCCCGGTCGCATCATTGCCGGGCTCGGCCACGGGATGCCGGCGTGGATGCGCAGCCTTGGCCTGTGGCCCGCGAGCCCGCTGACGCTCCTCGAGGAAACCGCCACAGCGGTCCGGTCGGTACTCCGCGGTGAGGCCGTCCCGCAGGGCCGGTACGTCACGCTCGAGCATGAGGAGTTCACCGAGCTCCCCGACGTCGTTCCTCCCGTTCTCCTGGGAGTTCGCGGACCGCGGTCGCTGGCGCTCTCCGGTCGGATCGCTGACGGCACATTGCTGGCCGAGCCGGCTCCACCGACCTACATTCGAGCGGCGCGCAGCCACATCTCGGCCACCGGTCCACACCAGCTCATCACCTACGACGTGGCGGCAGTCAGCAACGACAGCGGACAGGCTCTCGAGGCGGTCCGCCCTGGACTGGCCTACATCGGCGAGCCCGACTGGGCCCCCCACCTCGTCGACCTCGACTTCGCAGACGACCTCGCGGCGTTGCGTGCCCGATGCGACTCACCCCACGAGTTCGCCCGCCAACTCCCGCTCACCTGGGTCGACGCTCTCAGCCTCGCCGGGACGCCGGAAGGAATCCGGGCAAAGATCGCGGCACGCCACGACGCCGGCGCCACCAGCGTCGTGCTCACACCGGTAGGCGAGAATCGCCTCTCCCAGCTGGAGCAACTCGCCCAGGTCCA
Above is a window of Ruania suaedae DNA encoding:
- a CDS encoding sugar phosphate isomerase/epimerase family protein, with the protein product MESRATTPLHSDLTAETWPIACNMLTFGATTPDGTPTIEAPAVTWAGQLRQVRELGFDHIDPTDAWLPLAKLSPERLTEFRSVLADEGLGISSISMTRNSVVDRANGEQNLADAHRFLDIAPEFGASIVNVGFMQGLTPPQQQALWFWLEPGHVDDPELRPLAIERIRELGNHAAENGIQLSLEMYEDTYVGTPEDAVQFVKDVGHDAVGLNPDIGNLVRLHRPLPSSPGMIDLFETVLPYCNFWHIKNYTRDEDPTTGSYSSVPVPLKYGVINYRAVIRRAIELGYRGPFCTEHYGSDSIGVCAENRDYIRQVVGSALDRPDQTRTQEHA
- a CDS encoding 3-hydroxyacyl-CoA dehydrogenase family protein, giving the protein MSRTIETVAVVGAGYMGGGIAQIFANAGIRTTIVDTTPEATQAGLERLLTEAAAFEADGLYEPGSTDRIRANLTAAGSLEEAVADVDLIEEAVFERADVKHDVLARISAAARPDAIIGTNTSTIPVHVLVPAVQHPERFLTVHFSNPAPFIPGVELVAGQATTADVVDAIKALLVRIGREGAQVADTPGMVLNRLQYALLKEATAVVEEGVATVEDVDTIVRTTFGYRLGFFGPFAIADQAGLDVYANGYSTLEEAYGERLGTPSLLSDAVAAGRHGAKNGKGLTGDFDEDTKAELIAYRNRAYKRMGDLLSDLGPAPQGTPPA
- a CDS encoding LLM class flavin-dependent oxidoreductase produces the protein MTTTDHLSTDPDVPSAPTGRRIGVMLPRDLPPHEVLHFARQADALGFHELWVIEDLGFRGGVAQAAAVLAATSRLTVGIGIAPAAARHAAFAAMEIATLGQLFPGRIIAGLGHGMPAWMRSLGLWPASPLTLLEETATAVRSVLRGEAVPQGRYVTLEHEEFTELPDVVPPVLLGVRGPRSLALSGRIADGTLLAEPAPPTYIRAARSHISATGPHQLITYDVAAVSNDSGQALEAVRPGLAYIGEPDWAPHLVDLDFADDLAALRARCDSPHEFARQLPLTWVDALSLAGTPEGIRAKIAARHDAGATSVVLTPVGENRLSQLEQLAQVQ